The Pseudomonas sp. TH06 genome contains the following window.
CTGGTTATCTCTGCAAACTCTTCTGGTGAAATGAACTCGGGGTGCTCTGTCTGACTTTCGTAGTTTCCCATCACTTTCCGTCCTTGAATGAATAAACAGCCATGCGCTTTGGCGGAAAGTTATTGCGCATAGACCACGTATTCAAACGTGAAGAGATTCAAGTGATGACCTTCGAAACATCAGCCGACATTCAAACTGTGCCGTCGAATACTCCGGCGACAATTGCGCCCGATGGGTGCCTGTCGCATAAACGCAAAAGGCCGCGAACCCAGAGGTTCGCGGCCTTGTTATTTACAGCAATTGTTAACACCAGAAGTCTTGACCAGATCTCACCGCAATCGAAGTTGCTTACAAATGCACGGCAGCGGTGAGCAGCGGTCAGGTATTCGGCTTGTCTGGGTACCAGCGAGGCGTATACACCCAGTCACCCCCCGTCGCCCGAGGGAACGTGCAGGTGGTGGACGAGCCAATCAGCACCATCGTGCGCATGTCCACTTGATCCGGGGTCAACGCGCCCAGTGTGGTGGTCCGCAAGGTTTGCCCTGGCCGGCCGATGTCACGCCCCAGCACGACTGGAGTTTCAGGGGTGCGATGCTGCGCGACAATTTCCAACGCCCGGCCCAGTTGCCATGGGCGGGCGCGGGAGATCGGGTTGTAGAACGCCAGCGCCAGATCCGCCTCGGCAGCCAGATCCAGACGCTTTTCGATGATCGACCACGGCTTGAGGTTGTCCGACAGCGACATCACGCAGAAGTCGTGACCCAGCGGTGCCCCGGCCTGCGCGGCGGTAGCCAGCGAGGCCGAGACGCCCGGGAGGATTTCCAGATCGACGCTGTGCCATGCTGGATCATCCGATTCGTGCAGCGCTTCGAGCACCGCCGCCGCCATGGCGAACACGCCCGGGTCACCGGACGACACGACAATCACCGAACGGCCCTGAGCGGCCAATCTGAAGGCGTGGCGGGCGCGTTGCATTTCTTCGCGGTTGTCGGTGCAGTGCTGCACTTGATCATCGCGAAACGGGCCGGCCATGCGCACGTAGGTTTCGTAGCCGAGCACGTCGGTGGCGCGAACCAGTTCGGCTTTCACCACCGGCACCATCAATTCGGCCGCGCCGGGGCCGAGGCCGATCACGGCCAGACGCCCGCGTGGACGACCGACTTTCTCGACGTCCAGTGGCTGTTCGGTGATCGCGATTGCCATGGCATTTACCAGCACGACTTTCGCCTCTGGCACCGCAGCAATCGCCAGTGCCTCAATGCCTTCTTGTGCCGTGACAAAGCGTAACGGCACAGCCAGTTCGAGGGCTGCTTCACGCAGATTCGCCGCAGCCATTTCAGTATCAGCCGCCACCAGACAGGCCAGCGCCGGCACCGCGACGTTCGCCTGTTGCAACGCTGCGCGAACGGCATTCGGCAGGTCAACCACTGTGCTGCTCACCGCCACCGCGACACTGCGCGGATAGATTAACAACTCATTGGCACTCGCTGCTCGCTCGACACTGCCGACATGAATCGAGCGCTGCGCCTGCGGATCTTCCGGCAATTGCGCTTGCTCCAGCCACGGCGCCGCACCTTCGATACGTACGCTGTGCCCGGCCAGCAGATCGGAAACAAAGCGCTTGCCCAGTTCCAGATCCGCCAGTGCGTAGCCGCTCGGTGGATTGAGCAGGCAGGTGCCAAAACGCAATTCGCCACTGGTGGTGATCGCCGCGGCAACTTGCAGCCCTGCTGCGATTTCCCGGGCCATGACATTCACGCCACCGAGGCCACCGAGCAGTGGCACCACGG
Protein-coding sequences here:
- the cobJ gene encoding precorrin-3B C(17)-methyltransferase, producing MTPTTPAIVILGQGSLATARRIQQVYPAAQIHGLAGRVEGADCTYQEFGATLRELYQQDTPIIAMCAAGIVIRTLAPLLLEKGAEPPVLAVAEDGSAVVPLLGGLGGVNVMAREIAAGLQVAAAITTSGELRFGTCLLNPPSGYALADLELGKRFVSDLLAGHSVRIEGAAPWLEQAQLPEDPQAQRSIHVGSVERAASANELLIYPRSVAVAVSSTVVDLPNAVRAALQQANVAVPALACLVAADTEMAAANLREAALELAVPLRFVTAQEGIEALAIAAVPEAKVVLVNAMAIAITEQPLDVEKVGRPRGRLAVIGLGPGAAELMVPVVKAELVRATDVLGYETYVRMAGPFRDDQVQHCTDNREEMQRARHAFRLAAQGRSVIVVSSGDPGVFAMAAAVLEALHESDDPAWHSVDLEILPGVSASLATAAQAGAPLGHDFCVMSLSDNLKPWSIIEKRLDLAAEADLALAFYNPISRARPWQLGRALEIVAQHRTPETPVVLGRDIGRPGQTLRTTTLGALTPDQVDMRTMVLIGSSTTCTFPRATGGDWVYTPRWYPDKPNT